A genomic stretch from Hydrogenimonas urashimensis includes:
- a CDS encoding malic enzyme-like NAD(P)-binding protein: protein MSDNFKEESLQYHRARNEFDTNGKIGTLITKPCDTEKELSMAYSPGVAYPCLEIEKDINTAYDYTNKGNLVAVISDGTAVLGLGDIGHLAGKPVMEGKAVLFKTFANVDAVDIELNVKEPEKIIETVAAIADTFGGINLEDIKAPKCFEIEEKLKEICDVPVFHDDQHGTAVITTAGLINVLEMTGKPVEDLKVVVIGAGASGIACAKMYKQLGVKNITMLDSKGVIHSGRTDLNKYKQEFAFDTPDRTLDDAIKGADMVLGLSGPDLISAEQVKTMAESPIIFACANPIPEIMPPVAKEARPDVIMGTGRSDFPNQVNNVLGFPQIFRGALDVRATKITEGMKMAAAKALAALAKEPVPEHVKKAHGRENMEFGPEYIIPSPFDRRVLVWVASAVAQAAIEDGVARIDPASFNVEEYKTKLQRLADHLDGKI from the coding sequence ATGAGCGACAATTTCAAAGAAGAGTCACTGCAGTACCACAGAGCACGCAACGAATTCGACACCAATGGTAAAATCGGAACACTCATCACCAAACCGTGCGATACGGAAAAAGAGCTTTCGATGGCCTACAGCCCGGGTGTCGCATACCCCTGTCTCGAAATCGAGAAGGATATCAATACCGCCTACGACTACACCAACAAAGGCAATCTGGTCGCTGTCATCAGCGACGGCACGGCGGTTCTGGGGCTCGGAGATATCGGTCACCTCGCCGGCAAGCCCGTTATGGAGGGAAAAGCGGTCCTTTTCAAAACCTTCGCCAACGTCGATGCCGTCGATATCGAGCTCAATGTCAAAGAGCCGGAGAAAATCATCGAAACGGTTGCGGCGATCGCGGATACTTTCGGCGGAATCAACCTCGAAGACATCAAAGCACCCAAATGTTTCGAAATCGAAGAAAAACTCAAAGAGATCTGTGACGTTCCTGTCTTCCACGACGACCAGCACGGTACGGCGGTCATCACCACGGCGGGTCTCATCAACGTTCTGGAGATGACAGGCAAGCCGGTCGAGGATCTCAAAGTCGTCGTTATCGGTGCCGGTGCCTCCGGTATTGCCTGTGCCAAAATGTACAAGCAGCTCGGTGTCAAAAACATCACGATGCTCGACTCCAAAGGTGTCATCCACAGCGGACGCACCGACCTCAACAAATACAAGCAGGAATTCGCCTTCGATACGCCGGACAGAACGCTTGACGACGCAATCAAGGGTGCCGATATGGTTCTTGGCCTCAGCGGCCCCGACCTCATCAGCGCGGAACAGGTCAAGACAATGGCGGAGAGTCCCATCATCTTCGCCTGTGCCAACCCGATTCCCGAAATTATGCCGCCGGTGGCGAAAGAGGCACGCCCCGACGTCATCATGGGTACAGGCCGAAGCGACTTCCCGAACCAGGTCAACAACGTTCTGGGATTCCCGCAGATTTTCCGCGGAGCGCTCGACGTTCGTGCCACGAAAATCACCGAAGGGATGAAAATGGCGGCAGCCAAAGCGCTCGCAGCCCTGGCGAAAGAGCCGGTTCCCGAGCATGTCAAAAAAGCGCATGGCCGAGAAAACATGGAGTTCGGGCCCGAATACATCATTCCTTCTCCGTTCGATCGCCGCGTTCTCGTATGGGTCGCTTCCGCTGTCGCTCAGGCCGCGATCGAAGACGGTGTCGCACGCATCGATCCGGCTTCCTTCAATGTCGAAGAGTACAAAACGAAACTTCAGCGCCTTGCCGATCACCTCGACGGCAAGATCTGA
- a CDS encoding OadG family transporter subunit: MEDMVAESTKYTVLGMGIVFLFLYVLVLVLRLQKNLITRYFIENESAPVPLRQPETVHEDERGRKRKVAAMIAAIHHYKRSKETT, encoded by the coding sequence ATGGAAGATATGGTCGCGGAGTCGACGAAATATACGGTTCTTGGAATGGGGATCGTCTTTTTGTTCCTCTATGTTCTTGTGCTCGTCTTAAGGCTGCAGAAAAATCTGATCACCCGCTACTTTATCGAAAACGAAAGCGCACCGGTGCCGCTTCGGCAGCCCGAAACGGTCCATGAGGATGAACGGGGGCGCAAACGAAAAGTGGCCGCGATGATTGCGGCCATTCACCACTACAAAAGAAGTAAGGAAACAACGTGA
- the lhgO gene encoding L-2-hydroxyglutarate oxidase, whose protein sequence is MKTDFLIIGAGIVGLSVARALQERFPTKSISIIEKERDVAMHASGRNSGVLHAGFYYTADSLKARFTREGNARLKAFCQDYGLPINACKKVVIARNEAEVQTLHELENRGRANGVDVRIIDEKELEKIDPNANTFGYALYSPTTATVNPKAVVRKLRDVVIENGAKLHLNTRYLYRTGLNRIKTDRSAFEADVIINCAGLYADRIAKQFGFGDRFTIVPFKGIYLKYSGGDTPIVTNIYPVPNLKNPFLGVHYTVTVDGTIKIGPTAIPAFWRENYEGFSRFSFDEMMEILWYETKLFVTNRFNFRSLAFEEFKKYSKKHLAALARDMVKSIDEKKFDTWSVPGIRAQLLDTETLELVQDFVVEGDENSIHILNAVSPAFTCSLPFAEWVVEKYVAEKEAARSL, encoded by the coding sequence TTGAAAACGGATTTTCTCATTATCGGTGCCGGTATCGTCGGATTGAGTGTCGCCAGGGCGCTGCAGGAGAGATTTCCCACAAAATCGATCAGCATCATCGAGAAAGAAAGAGATGTGGCAATGCATGCGAGCGGCCGCAACAGCGGTGTACTTCACGCCGGTTTCTACTACACCGCCGATTCGCTCAAAGCGCGCTTCACTCGCGAGGGCAATGCCCGCCTCAAAGCCTTCTGCCAAGATTACGGTCTGCCGATAAACGCCTGCAAAAAAGTGGTGATCGCCCGGAACGAAGCGGAGGTACAGACGCTCCATGAGCTGGAAAACCGGGGGCGCGCCAACGGGGTTGACGTACGCATCATCGACGAAAAAGAGCTCGAAAAGATCGATCCCAACGCCAATACATTCGGTTACGCCCTCTACAGCCCTACCACCGCTACCGTCAATCCGAAAGCGGTCGTCAGAAAACTGAGGGATGTCGTTATCGAAAACGGGGCCAAACTCCATCTCAATACCCGCTACCTCTACCGCACCGGGCTCAACCGGATCAAAACCGATCGGAGCGCTTTCGAAGCGGACGTCATCATCAATTGCGCCGGGCTCTATGCCGACAGGATCGCCAAACAGTTCGGTTTCGGCGACAGATTCACCATTGTTCCCTTCAAAGGCATCTACCTCAAATACAGCGGTGGCGACACTCCCATCGTTACCAATATCTACCCCGTCCCGAATCTGAAAAACCCCTTTCTGGGCGTGCACTACACTGTCACCGTCGACGGCACGATCAAAATAGGACCCACGGCCATCCCCGCCTTCTGGCGAGAAAACTACGAAGGCTTCAGCCGCTTCAGCTTCGACGAGATGATGGAGATTCTGTGGTACGAAACGAAGCTTTTCGTCACCAACCGCTTCAATTTCCGCTCCCTTGCGTTCGAGGAGTTCAAAAAATACTCCAAAAAGCATCTCGCCGCCCTCGCCCGCGACATGGTCAAATCGATCGATGAGAAAAAATTCGACACATGGAGTGTCCCCGGCATTCGTGCCCAGCTGCTCGATACCGAAACTCTGGAACTGGTTCAGGATTTCGTCGTGGAGGGAGACGAAAACTCCATCCACATCCTCAACGCCGTCTCACCCGCCTTTACCTGCAGCCTTCCCTTCGCCGAATGGGTCGTTGAAAAGTATGTCGCAGAAAAAGAAGCGGCGAGGAGTCTTTGA
- a CDS encoding dodecin family protein yields the protein MSSVVKVIEVIAQSKKSWEDAAANAVKEAAKSVENIKSIYIKDMSAKVEKGKIVLYRVNANISFVVGKKKK from the coding sequence ATGTCGAGTGTTGTCAAAGTGATCGAAGTGATCGCGCAGTCCAAAAAAAGCTGGGAAGACGCCGCCGCCAACGCGGTCAAAGAGGCTGCAAAAAGTGTCGAAAACATCAAATCCATCTATATCAAAGATATGAGTGCAAAAGTGGAGAAAGGCAAGATCGTTCTGTATCGGGTGAACGCCAACATTTCATTCGTAGTCGGCAAAAAGAAAAAATGA